The DNA region CGGATGCACGTCGTGGAGACCGAGCTCGAAGGCCGCCGCCTCGCCGTCGCGGCGCACCGCGTCCTCGAGCTCGCTGCGCACCTTGTCGACGACCTCCTCGATGCGCGCCGGATGGATCCGGCCGTCGGCAATCAGCTTCTCGATGGACTGCCGGGCCACCTCGCGACGAAAGGGGTCGAAACTCGACAGGATGATCGCGCCGGGCGTGTCGTCGACGATGAGCTCGACGCCGGTGGCCTGCTCGAGGGCGCGGATGTTGCGGCCCTCGCGGCCGATGATGCGGCCCTTCATGTCGTCGCTGGGCAGGTCGACCACCGACACGGTCGTCTCGATGGCGTGCTCGGCGGCACTGCGCTGGATGGCCTCGGTGATGATCTGGCGGGCCCGTGCGCCGGCCTGCTCGCGGGCCTCGGCCTCGAGGCGCTTGATCAGGTGCGCGGCGTCGCGGCGCGCGTCGTGCTCGACGTGCCGCAGGAGTTCGGCCTTGGCCTCGTCGGCGGTGAGCCCGGAGACCCGCTGCAATTCCTTCATGGCCTCGGCGTGCCGCTCGTCGGCCTGGGCGAGCCGGGCCCGGACCTGTTGCTCGATGGCGGCCTGGGCCGCCTGCCGCTGCTGGGCCTCGTCGTGGCGGCGGCTCAGATCCTGTTCACGCTGGATCAGCGTGGCGGTGCGTTCGCTGGCGACCCGCAGTTGCTCGGCGGCGTGTTGCTCGGCCGTCCGCGCGGCCTCGTGCAGCTCGCGCGCGCTGCGCTCGGCCTCGAGCAGCAGGGCATGCGCGCGTTCCTTGCCGGCCAGTTCGGCTTCCTTGCGGCGTGATTCGGCCTCGCGCTCGGCGCTGGCGAGGATCTGGGCGGCCTGCTCGCGGGCGTGGCTGGTGTCGGCCTTCAGGCGCTTGCGGGCCCACGCGACCCACGCCATGACGGCGAGAGCGGCCAGGGCGTCGAGCGCCAGTCCGAGCAGTTCGAGGGTGGTCCACTGGCCCATGGGTGGCTCGACTGTGGCCCGAACCCCCGCGCCAAGGCAAGCCTAGACTACTGCTCACCGAGTAAG from Luteitalea sp. TBR-22 includes:
- the rny gene encoding ribonuclease Y, whose product is MGQWTTLELLGLALDALAALAVMAWVAWARKRLKADTSHAREQAAQILASAEREAESRRKEAELAGKERAHALLLEAERSARELHEAARTAEQHAAEQLRVASERTATLIQREQDLSRRHDEAQQRQAAQAAIEQQVRARLAQADERHAEAMKELQRVSGLTADEAKAELLRHVEHDARRDAAHLIKRLEAEAREQAGARARQIITEAIQRSAAEHAIETTVSVVDLPSDDMKGRIIGREGRNIRALEQATGVELIVDDTPGAIILSSFDPFRREVARQSIEKLIADGRIHPARIEEVVDKVRSELEDAVRRDGEAAAFELGLHDVHPELLRLMGRLKFRTSYGQNVLSHSKEVAFLAGVMARELGLDAHVSVRAAFLHDVGKAVDREMEGTHLEIGLDLLRKHGERPSVIDAVAAHHMDIDWPSLEAMIVQAADAISAARPGARRDILESYVKRLEKLEDIASSFKGVARSFALQAGREIRILVQSEQVSDEDAVWLSKDIARRIENELEYPGQIKVTVIRETRAVEIAR